In Aristaeella hokkaidonensis, the following are encoded in one genomic region:
- the larC gene encoding nickel pincer cofactor biosynthesis protein LarC, with protein MKTLYLECAMGAAGDMLTAALLELTGDRQAFIDKMNAIGLPGVTVAAEGSVKCGITGTHVKVTVDGVEEETGDAHDHHHHDHDHHDHDHHDHDHEHHHHDHDHHHEHGHDHHEEEHDHHHDHDHGHHHHASVADIEALINSLDVSDRVKADAKAVYALIADAESRVHGRPVTEIHFHEVGTLDAVADVVGVCLLMEQLSPDQVIASPVHTGSGHVHCAHGILPVPAPATALILEGIPSYGGEIRGELCTPTGAALLKHFVSRFGSRPVMAVEAIGYGMGKKDFEQANCVRAFLGESEGERETITRLECNLDDMTGEDIAFAMEQLFAAGARDVYTQPIGMKKSRPGILLSVICLAQDADQLAEVMMKHTTTLGIRRQDMSRYVLDRKQETVTTEYGPVRVKHASGMGVDRVKPEYEDIAALAKEHNVPLSAIREAVLKSLS; from the coding sequence ATGAAGACACTGTATCTGGAATGCGCCATGGGCGCTGCCGGGGATATGCTCACCGCCGCCCTGCTGGAGCTGACCGGCGACCGCCAGGCTTTCATTGACAAAATGAACGCCATCGGCCTGCCCGGCGTCACGGTTGCTGCCGAAGGATCGGTCAAGTGCGGCATCACCGGAACGCATGTGAAGGTTACCGTGGACGGCGTGGAGGAAGAAACCGGAGACGCCCATGACCACCACCATCATGATCACGATCACCATGATCACGATCACCATGATCATGACCATGAACATCACCACCATGATCACGATCATCATCACGAGCATGGCCATGATCACCATGAAGAAGAACATGATCATCATCACGATCACGACCATGGACATCATCACCATGCCTCCGTGGCGGATATTGAAGCGCTGATCAACAGTCTGGATGTGTCCGACCGGGTCAAGGCCGACGCCAAGGCTGTGTATGCTCTTATTGCTGACGCGGAAAGCCGGGTCCACGGCCGTCCCGTCACCGAGATCCATTTCCATGAAGTGGGTACCCTGGACGCGGTGGCGGACGTTGTAGGCGTCTGCCTGCTGATGGAACAGCTTTCCCCGGACCAGGTCATTGCCTCCCCCGTTCACACCGGCAGCGGCCATGTGCACTGTGCCCATGGTATCCTGCCCGTTCCCGCCCCGGCCACCGCGCTGATCCTGGAAGGCATTCCCTCCTACGGTGGGGAAATCAGGGGTGAGCTCTGCACGCCCACCGGCGCTGCCCTGCTGAAGCACTTTGTCTCCCGTTTCGGCAGCCGTCCTGTTATGGCCGTGGAAGCCATCGGCTACGGCATGGGCAAAAAGGATTTTGAGCAGGCCAACTGTGTCCGCGCCTTCCTGGGCGAAAGTGAAGGAGAGCGGGAAACCATTACCCGCCTCGAGTGCAATCTGGACGACATGACCGGCGAGGATATCGCCTTTGCCATGGAGCAGCTCTTCGCTGCCGGCGCCCGGGACGTCTACACTCAGCCCATCGGCATGAAGAAGAGCCGCCCTGGCATCCTGCTGTCGGTCATCTGCCTGGCGCAGGACGCGGATCAGCTGGCGGAAGTTATGATGAAGCACACCACTACCCTGGGGATCCGCCGCCAGGACATGAGCCGGTATGTGCTGGACCGGAAGCAGGAAACCGTCACCACAGAATACGGCCCCGTCCGGGTCAAGCATGCCTCCGGCATGGGCGTGGATCGGGTCAAGCCGGAATATGAGGATATCGCGGCCCTGGCAAAGGAACATAATGTACCGCTGAGCGCCATCCGGGAAGCTGTCCTCAAAAGCCTGTCCTGA